DNA from Aggregatimonas sangjinii:
GTTTCCGCAAACTCGTGGTCATGGGTGGTAAACAGTACCGTTCCCTTGAAGTTTTTCAAGGAGTTGTTGAAGGCCGTGATACTTTCTAAATCCAGATGGTTCGTAGGCTCATCGAGCATCAGAACATTAGCCCGAAGCATCATCATTCTGCTGAGCATACACCTTACTTTTTCCCCTCCGGATAGCACCGTACATTTCTTAAGGGCTTCCTCCCCACTAAACAACATCTTCCCTAAAAAACCGCGAATGTAGACCTCTTCCCGTTCTTCTTCTGTCTTTGCCCATTGTCGCAGCCAATCGACGAGATTTATATGCTGCGTAAAAAAATCGGAGTTATCGGCTGGCAAATAGGACTGAGAGGTAGTTATTCCCCATTTGAAATCACCTGCATTGGCCTTTCTGTTTCCATTGATAATCTCATAAAAAGCGGTCGTGGCACGGGAATCTTTTGAAATGATGGCCACTTTATCGCCTTTTGCCAGGTTAATGTTCACATTTTGAAACAACTGATCCCCATCTTCGGAAATAGCGGAAAGGCCTTCTACACCCAAAATCTGATCGCCCGCTTCCCGCTCCCTATCAAATATAATAGCAGGATAACGCCGACTCGATGGCTTAATGTCTTCTACCTTTAACTTAGATAACATTTTCTTTCGGCTGGTGGCTTGCTTGCTTTTGGCCACATTGGCACTGAATCGCATGATGAATTCCTGCAGTTCTTTCGCCTTTTCCTCCGATTTCTTATTCTGTTGCGCTCTTTGGCGTGCCGCGAGCTGACTACTTTCGTACCAGAAAGTGTAATTACCGCTATACAGGTTCATCTTTCCAAAATCGATATCCCCTATGTGCGTACAAACCGAATCTAGAAAATGACGATCGTGCGATACCACAATCACGGTATTTTCATAATCGGCCAGAAAGCGCTCTAACCAGCTTATGGTATCATAATCCAGATCGTTCGTAGGTTCATCCATAATAAGTACATCGGGAGAGCCAAAAAGTGCCTGTGCCAATAGTACCCGCACTTTCAATTTAGAGTCTACATCTTTCATAAGGGTATAATGCAGCTCCTCTGCTATACCTAAGTTCGATAATAATGCAGCGGCGTCACTATCTGCGTTCCAGCCGTTCATCTCCTCAAATTTAACCTGCAACTCCCCTATTCTATCGGCATTTTCATCGCTGTAATCGGCATAAAGGGCATCTATTTCTTTTTTGATAGCGAAAAGGTCCTTATTTCCCATGACTACCGTTTCCAACACCGTTGATTCGTCGTAGGCATTATGGTTCTGCTCCAGAATAGACATACGCTTGCCCGGCTCTAGATGTACATGACCTGAAGTGGGGTCCTGTTGTCCGGATAGGATTTTTAAAAATGTGGATTTTCCAGCACCGTTTGCTCCGATCACACCATAACAATTTCCTTGAGTAAACGAAACGTTGACCTCGTCGAACAAGACTCTTTTCCCGAATTGTACCGATAGATTTGAAACCGACAACATACCTTTTGCTTTTTAAAATTCGTGCAAAAATAAGGAAATTTAAATCCTTGACCAATAAACTTACATTCGTCACCTCTTGTCGAAAGATTAACGCAATCAGTTAACTTTTAACGCACTATTAACAGCTGACAGCCTGTTGCTTACTTAATTTTGATTCATTCAATACGCAAGTCCTATATGATAAGAGTTTTACTTTATCTACTTCTTATTTTATTATTTGGTTGCACTTCTCAGGAAAAAAAATCCCCCGGCGTTTTTTTTGCGGGCGAGATTGTAAATCCTACCGGGGACAAAATAGTGCTGTATAAAGGTGACAAAGTCGTCGACTCTTCCAGCTTGGATAAAAACAACAGATTTTCTTTTCAATTTGACTCTATCGCTGAAGGCTTATACCATTTTGATCATGCGCCCGAGCTACAATACGTTTATTTGGCGCAAGGGGATAGTCTGGTCATTCGTTTAAATACGATGGATTTTGACGAATCATTGATTTTTTCCGGAACAGGTTCGGAAATCAATAATTTTCTATTGGAGCTTTTTCTTGCCAACGAGGAAGAAGATTCTAAAATATCGGCTTGGTATGAATTGGAAGCAAGTGAATTTTTGGGAAAAATAGACGAACTTCAAAAAGAGAAATTCGAAACACTGGGAGAACTCATCAAAGATGGGAATCTTTCCCAGAATCAGCGTAATCTAGCCAAGGCCAGTATCGTCTATAACTACAACACCTATAAAGAACAGTACCCCTTTAGACATCGACGGTATTCCGACCATGGTGTTTTAGAGAAACTACCGGATAATTTTTACCAGTATCGCAAAAGTGTCGACTATGGGAATGAGCAGCTGACCTATTTGAGACCCTATTATGAGTTTATGGTCAACCATATTCAGAATCTATCTTTTATGAGTTGCACCAAAGAATGTCAGATGAAAGAAGGCGTGGTTCAAAAGCAGCTTCATTTTAACGAACACAAACTCCATCTGATCGATAGCCTGGTTTCTGAAAAGGAATTGAAAGACAATCTGTATCGTCATGTAGCTTTCAACTATCTTTTAAAGGTTCACGATTATCCGGAGAACAACAAACGATTTATTACGAAATTTCACGAATTGTCAAATAACAACAGACACCTTGACGAAATAGACGAATTGTACGAGGGTATTGAAAACCTGCAACCACAAAAATCCATCCCGGACGTCTATGTCACCAATTTTGCCGGGGATAGTTTATCGTTAAGGGAAATAGGAAAAGAGGGGAAAACGGTTTTTTATTTTTGGTCGGCAGTTGATAAAAAACACTTCAATAGCATTAAAAAGCGGGTGGCGGAGCTAACGGTTAAAAATCCGGAGTACAAATACGTCGGCATTAATATGAAAACAAGTAAGGACACTTGGAAGGGAATGGTCGAAGATTCAAGATTGAACAAAGACCAACAATATCGGGCCCACGACTTCTCGAAGTTGACCAAATCACTTATTATCTATCCGGAGAACAAATGCGTTATTACCAATGATGCGGTCATCGTCGATGCTTTTTCAAATATTTATTCCGCATTTCGATAGCACCGAATAGACCTGCAGGACAATAAAAAAAGCCTGGTTGCCCAGGCCTTTATACTTTCATGAATACCTTTTAATTTCCTTTCTGATAGTCTGCCAAGAATTTGGCCAAACCACTGTCGGTAAGCGGATGCTTTAACAACCCTTCGATTGCGGAAAGTGGTCCTGTCATGACATCGGCGCCAAGCTTGG
Protein-coding regions in this window:
- a CDS encoding transaldolase, yielding MIRVLLYLLLILLFGCTSQEKKSPGVFFAGEIVNPTGDKIVLYKGDKVVDSSSLDKNNRFSFQFDSIAEGLYHFDHAPELQYVYLAQGDSLVIRLNTMDFDESLIFSGTGSEINNFLLELFLANEEEDSKISAWYELEASEFLGKIDELQKEKFETLGELIKDGNLSQNQRNLAKASIVYNYNTYKEQYPFRHRRYSDHGVLEKLPDNFYQYRKSVDYGNEQLTYLRPYYEFMVNHIQNLSFMSCTKECQMKEGVVQKQLHFNEHKLHLIDSLVSEKELKDNLYRHVAFNYLLKVHDYPENNKRFITKFHELSNNNRHLDEIDELYEGIENLQPQKSIPDVYVTNFAGDSLSLREIGKEGKTVFYFWSAVDKKHFNSIKKRVAELTVKNPEYKYVGINMKTSKDTWKGMVEDSRLNKDQQYRAHDFSKLTKSLIIYPENKCVITNDAVIVDAFSNIYSAFR
- a CDS encoding ABC-F family ATP-binding cassette domain-containing protein; the protein is MLSVSNLSVQFGKRVLFDEVNVSFTQGNCYGVIGANGAGKSTFLKILSGQQDPTSGHVHLEPGKRMSILEQNHNAYDESTVLETVVMGNKDLFAIKKEIDALYADYSDENADRIGELQVKFEEMNGWNADSDAAALLSNLGIAEELHYTLMKDVDSKLKVRVLLAQALFGSPDVLIMDEPTNDLDYDTISWLERFLADYENTVIVVSHDRHFLDSVCTHIGDIDFGKMNLYSGNYTFWYESSQLAARQRAQQNKKSEEKAKELQEFIMRFSANVAKSKQATSRKKMLSKLKVEDIKPSSRRYPAIIFDREREAGDQILGVEGLSAISEDGDQLFQNVNINLAKGDKVAIISKDSRATTAFYEIINGNRKANAGDFKWGITTSQSYLPADNSDFFTQHINLVDWLRQWAKTEEEREEVYIRGFLGKMLFSGEEALKKCTVLSGGEKVRCMLSRMMMLRANVLMLDEPTNHLDLESITAFNNSLKNFKGTVLFTTHDHEFAETVADRIIELTPKGNIDRHLTFDEYMSDKTIKELRSKMYAVPV